The following proteins are encoded in a genomic region of Magnolia sinica isolate HGM2019 chromosome 1, MsV1, whole genome shotgun sequence:
- the LOC131217246 gene encoding dof zinc finger protein DOF3.1-like, with protein sequence MQDPNTFQSIKPNFPEQEHLKCPRCESTNTKFCYYNNYNLSQPRHFCKNCRRYWTKGGALRNIPVGGGSRKNTKRSNSKRSSSSSSSSTPQPKPEPPSGIFSPLGTVDQDHRMLDMTGSFSSLLASNGQYGNLLDSMNSSVSSVQRMQFGDYPHPNSDSVENPPLDLENSNNPENFLGLPSDSSCWGGGNGWPDLAIYTPGSNFQ encoded by the coding sequence atgcaagatcCAAACACATttcaatccatcaagcccaatttCCCCGAACAAGAGCACCTCAAATGTCCACGTTGCGAATCTACAAACACCAAGTTCTGctactacaacaactacaacctcTCCCAACCTCGCCATTTCTGCAAGAACTGCCGGCGCTACTGGACTAAAGGTGGTGCCCTCCGCAACATTCCCGTGGGCGGCGGCAGCCGCAAGAACACCAAGCGATCGAACTCGAAAcgctcttcctcctcctcttcttcttcgacCCCACAACCAAAGCCAGAACCTCCTTCCGGAATTTTCAGCCCGTTGGGGACTGTGGATCAAGACCATCGAATGCTCGACATGACGGGTAGTTTCAGTTCTCTGTTGGCTTCGAATGGGCAGTATGGGAATCTACTAGACAGCATGAATTCGAGTGTTTCAAGCGTTCAAAGGATGCAATTCGGAGATTACCCGCATCCAAATTCGGATTCGGTTGAGAACCCTCCATTGGATTTGGAGAATTCGAACAACCCAGAAAATTTCTTGGGGTTGCCAAGTGATTCGAGCTGTTGGGGTGGTGGAAATGGGTGGCCTGATCTAGCTATCTACACACCAGGTTCGAACTttcaatga